A region of the Armatimonadota bacterium genome:
CAGCTCGCCCAACTCCTGTGGGCGGCGCAGGGGGTCACCGCCGCGCCCAACCTGCGCGCGGCCCCCTCCGCCGGCGCTTGCTATCCACTCGAGGTTTACATCGCCTGCGAGCACGGCGTGTTCCGCTACCACCCGCGGGAGCACGCGCTGGCGAAGACCGCCGCCGGCGACCGGCGCTCCCGCCTGGCGCAAGCCGCCCTGGGGCAGGCGTTCGTCGCCGCCGCCCCCGTCACCCTCGTCTTCGCGGCGGTGTACGACCGAACCACGCGCCGCTACGGCGAGCGCGGCCAGCGCTACGTGCACCTTGATGCCGGGTGTGCGGCCGAGAACGCGCACCTCCAGGCGGAGGCGCTGGACCTGGGTTCGGTCGCGGTCGGCGCCTTCAACGACGACGCCGTGGCCGAGGTCTTGGAGCTGCCCGAGGGGGAGCATCCCCTCTATCTCATCCCCGTCGGCAGGCGCGCAGGAGGAACATGATGTCCGGGTGCCGGGGGCGCGCGCTGACCGTCGCGCTCACCGCCGCCGTCCTCACCGCGGTGTGCGCGGTGGGCGGCTTCTTCTTCGGGCGCAACGTGCTGGGCGAGCAGTACCTGAAACGCGGCGCGGCCACGCTCAGGGCGCAGCCCACCCCCTATGTTGCGTCGCCGAGCAGGACGGTGGAGGAGCCCGTGATTGACGAGCCGCCCTCCGCCGAGCCGGAGCCGCCGGCACCGCCGCGGAAGCCGCGCGCCGATAAGCCCGGCGCAGTTGCCACCGCCGCTCCGTCACCGCCCACGGTCACGCTGCAGTTGGGCTGCTTCCTCGATTCCAGCAACGCCAAGGCGCTGCTGCAAGACCTGCGCAACCGCGGCTATGCGGCGACCGTGACGGTGGACAAACAGGACCAGACCACGCTGCACCGCGTGACCATGGGAGGCCTGTCATCCGAGCGCGCGCAAGCCCTGGCGGCAAACCTGCGGCGCGAGGGGTACGGAGTAATGGTCATCGGCGGGAGCCGGTAGCCGCGACGACAACGCAGTGACTTATTGTGGCCCGCCCGTCAACCCCTCCCCCTTCAAAGCGGAGGTTGGGTGAGGGTGAGACGGCTGTGGGGTGTGGCTCGACCCGACTTACCCTCACCCGCCCCGCTCTCGCGGGCCGCCCTCTCCCTGAAAGGGAGAGGCGTTGGGGCGCATCCCGGGCGGCGAATTGTCCTGACAGCCAAGAACGGAGCTGCTGAATATCGTTCCGCCATCGCTTGCGCCGGCGCCGATTCCGTGGTAGCATCCGGCGCGGAGGGCACCCGGAAGTGTCGCGCTTCGAGACCGGCAAGGGCAGCACCTTCCGCTTCGTGTGCGGCATCGCGCTCGTGGTGGTGGCCGCGTTGGCGGTGGCGTACTGGCTGTTTGTCGCCAGCCTGAAAGCGACACTTGAGCAGCGCCTCGCGCAACTGCGCGCCAAGGGCATCCCCACCGCGTGGGCGCAGGTTATCCCGCCGCCGGTGCCCGACCATGACAACGCGGCCATCCTCTACCAGCAGGCATTCGACCAGCGCCCGGCGTGGCGCACCGACGGTACCGACACCCTGCGCAAGTTCCTCAAGGATGACCCGCCCGGGACCCGCCGGAAGCTGGCGGCCGGGATGCAGGAGATCCTGGCGCGCAACCAGGCGGCGCTCGACCTGGTGCGGGCCGCCGCCGACAAACCGCGCTGCCGGTTTCCGGTCTGGAATGATGCCGCCAACCCGTGCGAAATCCTCTACCGGCACTTCGCGTCCATGCGTCAATGCGCCCAACTCCTGGGCGCGGAGGCGCTGATTCGCAGCGCGCGCGGCGACACCGCCGGGGCCCTCGCCTCCTGTCGCACCAGCCTCCGGATGGCGGATCATGCGGACGTCGAGCCGACGCTGATCGCGTTCCTGGTCAGCAGCGCCATCAGCAGCATTACCTTCAGCGCCCTCAAGCAGGTGATCGAGGAGGGCGAGCTGGACCCGCGCACCTGCCGCGACCTGTCCCAGCAGCTCGGCGACTCCGATGCGAAGGGGAGGTTCCGCAAGGCGCTCCAAGGCGAATTCGCGTCTCGCCTCTGGCTCTTTGAGGAGGCGGATCGCAACCCGGAGGAGTTCGTCGCGATAGTCGGCCCGGATGAGCCGTTGGCGGCGGCCTCGGTAAGACTCTGCGCCGGCCCGCTCGGAAGGCCGCTACGCCTGCTGGATGAAATAGCCTACCTCGGTCTGTCCCGGGAGGCGCTGTCCCTGGCAGAGAAGCCGTACCGCGAGTCGGAACCCGGCTACCGGGAACTCGATAAGAAGCTTGAGGACTTGCCCTCGTATTGCCTCATTACGCAAATGGTGTTCGGCATTTACGCCAGGGCCGCCGTCGCCCGTGACCGCGCGCTTGCGACACGCGACGCGATGCGCGTCGCCCTCGCCCTGGAGGCGTACCACGGCAAGTACCACCGATACCCCGATGCCCTGGATGCGCTCCGGGCCTACCCTGGCTGGGAACTGCCCGAGGACCCCTTCAGCGGCAAGGATTTCGGATACAAGCGGCAGGGCGAAGGTTTCGTACTCTACAGTTGGGGCGAGGACCTCGACGACGACGGCGGGCAGCCGGTACCGCCGCGTTACGGGGGCTACCCGCCCGATGGCGACACTGTGTGGACCTTCGCGCGGTAAGGGGGCGGTCGTCTATCACCGGTCTTCGCAGGCGACTCTGAACTCCTCTCCCTGCAAGGGAGAGGTCGGCCCGACCCATCGGGCCGGGTGAGGGTGTGTTCGTTCTTCCTTGGTGAAGCTGAGCGCCTGCAGGTTGGGCCGTGCGGTCGGGGATGTGGCACAGGCGCCCTCGCCTGTGGATCGGCGCCGCGTGCGCGGCGCCCACACACCCGGGGTCGGGTGTGCCACATAGGCCAGTGCAAGATACCGGAGTTTCGCGGTCACACCCGCGCCCGCCGCGTCCTCTGCGCTTGCTTCCACTTGTGCTATAATCCCCGCAGCGGAGGGACGACCATGCCCAAGCTGTGGCAGAAGGACTATGAACCGGACCAGCTCATCGAGCGCTTCAACGTCGGCGACGACTACCTGCTCGACCGCGAGCTGATCGAGGCCGACTGCCTGGGCAGCATCGCGCACGCCCGCATGTTGGCCCGGATCGGGATGCTGACGGACGCCGATGCGGATTCGCTCGCCGCCGTCCTCGCCGAGATCACCGAGCTGGCGCGGGCGGGCAAGTTCGAGATCAAGCTCGAGGACGAGGACGTCCACACCGCGGTCGAGAACTTCCTGACCGCCAAGCTCGGCGACCTGGGCAAGCGGATCCACACCGCGCGCTCGCGCAACGACCAGGTGATCGTGGACCTGCGGTTGTACGCGAAGCAGCGCCTGCTGGAGGTCGCCGACGCGGCGCTGGCCTTCGCGGCGACGCTGGCCGAGTTCGCGGGCCGGCACCAGGGCGTGCCCATGGTCGGGCGCACCCACACCCAGCGGGCGATGCCGTCGTCGGTGGGGCTGTGGGCGGGATGCTGGCTGGAGGCGATGCTGGATGACCTGGAGTTCCTGCGCGC
Encoded here:
- a CDS encoding SagB/ThcOx family dehydrogenase is translated as MKRLAAATAGESIPLPPGATDGRVSLEQAVARRRSCRRFAPDPLTVEQLAQLLWAAQGVTAAPNLRAAPSAGACYPLEVYIACEHGVFRYHPREHALAKTAAGDRRSRLAQAALGQAFVAAAPVTLVFAAVYDRTTRRYGERGQRYVHLDAGCAAENAHLQAEALDLGSVAVGAFNDDAVAEVLELPEGEHPLYLIPVGRRAGGT
- a CDS encoding SPOR domain-containing protein — its product is MMSGCRGRALTVALTAAVLTAVCAVGGFFFGRNVLGEQYLKRGAATLRAQPTPYVASPSRTVEEPVIDEPPSAEPEPPAPPRKPRADKPGAVATAAPSPPTVTLQLGCFLDSSNAKALLQDLRNRGYAATVTVDKQDQTTLHRVTMGGLSSERAQALAANLRREGYGVMVIGGSR